Below is a genomic region from Deltaproteobacteria bacterium.
AGGTGATGGCAAGCCGCGACTTGATGTAGGTTTTCACCGCCGCGCGCATCGACAACCGCTTGGCTGGCGCCGGGCCTGATGGTTCGCTTCCCGAACACGCTACGGACGCGCTGGCGGAGGTCCGGCCCAGTGTCCGGCTCTTGGTGCTGTGAAAGCTGGCTCCAGCACGCCACCGGCTATCGCCGGCCGGGTGCGCGACAAATTTGTGGGTTACGTGGTTCGGTGTTATGGCCGTCATTCCCGCGAAAGCGGGAATCCAGTTTGGCGTTTGGCGCTATGGACAAGCAGTTCTGCGTTTACATCCTGGCCAGCAAACGGAACGGCACGCTGTACCTTGGGGTGACCTCACAGCTGGCAACGCGGGTGTGGCAGCATAAGAGCAAGGTAGTGGAGGGTTTTTCGGCCAAGTACGGCGTTGACAAGCTGGTCTACTACGAAGCGCACGGCTGCGCAGAGACCGCAATCGTGCGGGAGA
It encodes:
- a CDS encoding GIY-YIG nuclease family protein, with the protein product MDKQFCVYILASKRNGTLYLGVTSQLATRVWQHKSKVVEGFSAKYGVDKLVYYEAHGCAETAIVRE